The Vigna unguiculata cultivar IT97K-499-35 chromosome 11, ASM411807v1, whole genome shotgun sequence genomic sequence GACGTGTCATTGCATATATTCTAccttactatttttaaaataaataaattgacgTGCCAGATATCAAAATCAATACGTGTGCATGATAGGTTGTAATCAAACAGATACTAAAATTCatgcaaaatatataatagtaaaacaATCAACAGAGAAAAGCAAGCACTTTTATATTGCAAAGTATACATATTCATTTATATGCATCACATGCAGCATCACATACTTCAAAGCACCGACATATTCATGCAAATTTATTCCATTCAAACAAAGGACCTACATGATAATAAGAACACTTCTCCTCGAACATCGCAACCATTATTTAAGGGCTAATAACTATACCATTATTTTAAGGGCTAATAACTACACCAGTATTTCATCTTTTACTTTTCTTCTTATGCCTTCATCACAAGATTACGATCGATATCTCTGGTGCAGTTGTGCAGGTACTCGACCCAGCCATATGGAGCATGAACTTCTTCATTAAGCTTCTCATATTCAACGCTCCATTTGATAATAGCACCACCATTCTCCTTATCAATTGCTTGAAATATGAGCTTAAACACCTTAAACCTGTGGTCTATGTCTTCACCGAACAGCTTGTAGTAGATCGTTTTATTCTTTTCATCAACAGATTCGATCTTCTCATGACATTTTGCAACCTTACCATCTGTTCTTTCACAACCAATATCAACAAGAGGTCTTTCACATAAACATTTTAAGAGAAtacacaaaaaaagaagaaaagagttATAAGTGAGATTTACAATCACTTACAATTACAATACCGTACATtattggaagtcccacatcgactaaacaattttatattatataagtgaggtacaaatctcatcttataagtcgattttgtgggattgagttaggTTTCAAAGTGCATTTCTAACATGGTATAAAGTCAATTAAAACCTATCCTAATGAATTTTCTTGGACAGTCTGTTCCACCTACTACTGGACCGCTAACGGACCACCCATTTCTAAACCCACGCACGAAAGGTCTATACCTTGGTGTGTTGAACCTTTTTCTTCAAGAAACAAATTTTAAGTCTTTGATTTGTACAAGGAGATTTGCATACATCGACACATATGCATCTTGAACATAAGACTATATATTAATAGGTAGTCCAAATAACAAACTTCACTAAAATAAACTCTAACCCATTATTTTGATACTATATTAAAAAGTGATGAATGAAAGATAAGATTTACACTCATGTTTAAAGACAAGTAGAACTAAGTCAGTAAATTcctataaaaat encodes the following:
- the LOC114168526 gene encoding MLP-like protein 28, with translation MTLVGKITTEIGVHSTAEKWYNLFAKSLHDVQHLTDSVHATQLHQGEDWHHNDTIKHWTYIVDGKVAKCHEKIESVDEKNKTIYYKLFGEDIDHRFKVFKLIFQAIDKENGGAIIKWSVEYEKLNEEVHAPYGWVEYLHNCTRDIDRNLVMKA